Below is a genomic region from Rhododendron vialii isolate Sample 1 chromosome 5a, ASM3025357v1.
TTTGTTTCCCTTGACTTGCATTGGCATGCCATGAATGATAAAATGGAAATTAGTTATAGTACAATCTAGCGActtggaaaaaatttcattctcAAAAAAGGAACTTTAGATCAAACTACTTACTTCTCTTGTCGTCGTCTTATGCAAGGAATAAACGGCTTGCGAAGCAATCTGATCGGCAATTTACAAGACAAATTTATTAGGAAAAGGAAGACTGGATAAATGCATCCAATATGACAAAAGGAGTCCTCCTATTTACCTTCAAAGCCGCACATAGAAAATCCATATCCGCACCCTTTTTCCGGGTTCCGAATGGAGGATTCATGACAACAGTATGAACAATTGGACCTACAAAAGAAACCAAAATCACTACTTCGGTAGATGATCTAAGATTGGGAAACAGTGAATTTGTGCCTCTGCCAATCCACTTCAATGATGTATTTGTGCACACTGAAACACGTAGTGAAAAAAAATCTACAGCAAGTCTAGATGCTTTTATCATTTCTGCGAGTGTTGGTAAGTGAGCGACAGGAGACTTACCTCTCCATCCTAAGTTCCTCAAATCGCATTGAACAAAGTCCATTTCTAACTGTATTTGTGACCATttaacaaagaaacaaaacatcAGTTCACTGCCAACAAAACGAACATAGGTATCGAGCCCACAGTCCAGAATCACATCGATCAGTCAGTCTCATCAAGCTGAGAATGCCTTGAAAACCGTTATCGATGAAGCAGTACTAACATATGCCTTGAAAACCGTTATGGATGAAGCACTACTAACATTAACCAAACCGGGAATACCTCAAGATCTTCTGCATTTGCTGTTGCAATCTCAATTGATTGAGCATCAATATCCAGGCCAACAACGTATCTGTTCAAACCAATCAAGGGTTCAGATCAAAATGTGTGTACGTGCATCACAACACAGACGAAAAACCATTTGTACTGAATCGCTAATTCTTTCATTGCCAATAGTTTCTGGTCCAGTAATATGACATTACCAAAAATATCAAACATATTTAtaaaggaagttatcaaaacctCGATCGAATGTTCACAATAAAAAGACAATTCGGAATAGAGGaagcaaaaaaatagaaaggggAAGATAGGCAACAGCTCACTCTGCACCCAAGAGAGAAGCTGCAAGGCCCAATGTGCCACACCCACAACCGAAGTCTGCCACTACCTTGTTGGTCACATCCCCAAATGAATTCTCTGCCTAAATGATTTCCACAAGAAaactaattttacaaaacaattttgaaaaacataaagaaagaaACTTCTGGCCCACCAAAAAGACGTGCCTCTGGAAAATGGGGAGAAACAGAACGAAAGAATTAGAAGTGTACAGTGTATAACATCCGAGAAGCGATGTGGGGCCCAGTTGGGTATTGTTCAAGATCAATCTGCAGCAATAGCAGAACATACTACCCACTTCAGTCACAAGTATTTATACATGTATACATCAAGAAAcacatgaagagagagagagagagagagagagagagagagagagagagagacctttggGTTGGAGAACTGTTGAAGGGTTCCTAGAAGACTTTCCAGTTGCTTGAGTTTCATCTTCTATTGGGGAATCCTccggtgtgtgtgtgtgggcgcgcgcgcgcgcgcgtgtgagagagagagagagagattcagtTGGGAAGGTGATGAATTTCTTTCTAAAACCCTAGTTCTTTCTCTCACAAAGATATACTGGAATTTGTTTATGCAATCACAAATTTGGTGCCCGTTTATTCTACTAAAACGGGATATTCtggaatttatttttattttcttttagtcCACCCTCTCTGTTATTTGTATTTATCCGCTGTTGTTTTGGGCAGCCATTTTGGAAGCCAAAAGTCATACGGTCATACCTATTTTTTGAAGCCTGGCTCCAAGATCAAAATTCTCTCTTTCCATGGGGAGCCATGTTGGAAGCCAAAAATTGGCTCGCCGTGAAAACGGGTCTCAGCCATTGAATTGTTAATAGCTCTTGGAAGCAATTTTATGGCTGTGATATGTGGGTTGATCCAAAGATTACAAGTGATAGAGGCCAAATACTGATTTTAGCATTATTTGAgcatttttgtcaaattttaacCGAATAACAGTGTAGCAGGTCAAAAAATAGCTTTGGCTcataaaaaattgtcaaaacCATTGTAGGTACTTTTACAATGTTAAAGAGTCTCTTGACAGCTAAGAATCTTTTACAATGTTAAGAGTCTCTTGACGGCTAAGAATCTTTATATTCCGAagtatcaaaaataaaaaataaaaacgggTAAGAATCTTTTGTAGGAGTTACATTTATAAAATAGTTCCAACAATGGATGGGAACTTAGTCACATAATCATTCAAAATATCCTACGCTTTGGCTCTCAATTCTCGCACTATGTTTgagctctcaatcctcgctcttGCGAATTTTAGTAGGTTTGAATATGTTTCGAAGACGCTTTCACGCGCTTCTGTGCCTGCACAAGCACACAAACTATGTGACTTAGGATAGGATTAATTAGTGAAGACAATCTATTTCCATGCGATAGGGTACATTTAGGCCCATCACCAAATCCATTTGGAAGATTTAAACGTTCATTTGGTAGCTAGCTCCTGTTCCAATTCAAGCTCCTTTGTGTAAGAAAGCCAATCCCAATTTCCAtgtaattaataaaaaaatactaatagtAAAAATTAAcatcaataaaaacaaaaataaatgttccgatacccaaaaataaaagtgTGTGAACCAGTACACAATCTCACCAGAGCTTTTCCCACATGGGAGAAGTCATGGACgtatgcatgagagagagagagagagagagagagagagagagagagagagagagagagatttgatacAGCAAACCCTTTACACATTTAACCCTTGAGCTGGAAGCATTCAGAATACATGAGATTGGAAGAGACATATCTGTTGCTACTATAAAGTTTTTTCCAGTACACCAAGGATTAACACTCTTTCGAAAACACACAAATAATGAAATAGGATGGTGAATAACTGAATATGTAAACCCTCAAGGCTTCGGGCGTTTGTTTAACAACCAGTCTTCAACATCTTGCACCATAGAGAGATGGAACTCCTACAATGAACAGTAACACACTACTTGCGATTTTTGCACTTCGCCATGGCTCGGGGGGCTGCAAGTATTGCATATTGATGAGATTTTCATGAGACGATGATTGTTAACAGGTAACCAAAGGCGATCAAGGGCTAAAATAAGGCAAATCGTTGATCAAGGTAACAGAATCTTTTATACTTGACAAGTTTTATGTTATTGTGTTTTAAGAAGATGAATGTAATTGCCATCATTGCATGCATCCGGTCAGGTTATCCATAGTTTCATGTTATGGGATTTTGAGTATTGAAGCCATGCATCGATAAATGGGTATCTGATCGGTCCTGAGGTCATACCTAGACCAACTGCGTCTGAACTTTTCATGATCCTCAGCCTCTTGCAAGAGTCGGTAAACATTCTGCAATAGCAAACAATGAGAAATCAGGACAGAAACATACCTCTTTAACTAGTAAAGAACGTCGGGGTTTATATGGTAAGAAGAGAATGAAATATGTTAAGATGTGGTGACAAATGTTAGTAGAAGATATCGATTCAGTACCATATAAGCAACAGGAATCGCTTAGAAATTACAACCGGATTGCCAGTCAGACATTTCAAATGGCAAGACTGCTGATATCCCACATTGATATTGCATTACCCACCGCAAAAACTCCCTACTCGTAAACTgggaaaaagatatttttatCGATTCATGGAAACTTATAAAGTGCATCATAGTATTGATTCGCTGAATAAGGAGTACCTCTTCTGCAGAAGTTTTGGTACATGTATTTGATATGAACATAGATATAACTAGTTATATTGTTGCTATAGCAAACGTAGGTGGTTTCATTCAGTTTGGTTGAGAAAGTATCAACAGAAAGGTTTCAAATTCAGATCAAACCAATTAACTAGAATGAATAGGTCCAAACTACGTCCATCTAAAACTGGAATTACACTTACTCCCATGGAACATCACCAACAAGCATCCAATCACCATCTTTGTCTTCATAGGTAAGCACGTATTCAGAACCATGGAGGAGATCCATCAATCGGCTCTCACTCAGTCCATCACGCCCTGGAACTCCATCAGAACCACATTGTCCTGAACCAGTCATTGACAATCGAATTAACTCCCTTTAAGGGAAAGATGAATTTgaacaccagagagagagagagagagagagagagagagagcacgtaTACTTGTTGCACTTCATGTCTATAAATGCAATGACAACTTTGAAAAGTGCAAATAAAAGCATGCATTCAGTCTAGAACTAGTACTGGAATCAGATTGAGGGTGAAAAAGCTGCACCAGCAGCTTTAGCTGTTAACCGTCACATAGGATCAAACTCTTCTTTCTTTGGCTTGCAAGGAGAACTCATGGTGCGCAAGAGGACCAAAACTATATGGTATTACTTATCCAAAATCTGATGATGTTTATGCACATGTGATGACATACTAAAAGattgcttatccaaaaaaatacatatatactccACTAAAAGATTCCAGACTTATAGCTCGTGTCAAGTATATAAATTAGCTAGTTTCTGAGTAGTTAGTTCTCCTACAGTCGTAccaagaaagaacaagaataatAGAACCGATGATAAATCACCACAGCTACTCTGAATGAAACCTAAATCTCCACGCAGAAGCCTTTAACTATCATGCAACATTCTTAACTAAGCATTCTATTGGCTGTTTTTATCTGCCACGATTGAGTGAAGTATAAGCCATCAGGCAAATCTCTTTTCACCCTCATGACCACTCTATTTGTTGTTACACAATTAATACTTTTGTTCTTACAACTCGTAAATTGTTCAGAATTGCAGTTAAGAGACAATAAATAGAATGATTTGGCATCTCGAAACAACTATCACAGATTCACAACTTTAGATAACCTTGAGCTGCTACTTGCAGTGACAGCCATATCATCGGAAGTTATTGAATAGTCAAGTAACATCTTCAGTCAtgtatgtttttcttttgtagtGATCATTTGTTCCCCTTCAATTTTTGCCTGTGAGGAGAAGATGTTACAACGGGATATTTGGCATCCCTTTGAAGTTGAAAAATTCCTATGTTTTCCCATAGGAATCAACATGGAACTACTCAACTACTTCGCGTCTGCCGATTTCATGGCCATTTTTGTCTTCATCTAACCTTCATAGATGTGAGATTTAGGGTTCCATGACACAAACTTGCAATTATACCTCAACTAAGCAAAGGGAGGGTGTAGGATTCATAGAGAGATTACCTATTGTAAAGCAGCTGAACATCTTTTCCAGTGCTGAAGACATTTCTGCATAGCTGCCGTAGATTTTCAGATCAACTTTCCTCAGGTATGGGGCACCTTCCATGCTTACTTTGACATAGAGACAACTAGACCCCGACTTGGCATCCACCTCGTCATCATCCTTAGGTTGATTACTAGCCATTGAATTCTTCCGGAAAGATCGAATTGGTGGCCATCCTACCACCTGTGCCCTGTCTCACAAACACATCAGGAATTTGTGTTAATCATGGTTCAAAGGATAAAGGACCAGCCGAATTTGGGTTATTATTGTTCAAAGGCTCAAGGACAAGAGCCAAAATATTAACTAAACAATTCAATCGCGACGAAACCCAATAACAAATAAAGAGGCCTGCCAAAAAACCAGCATAACATAAGGAGGGTGTAGTGAAATCAAGCAAACAAAGCATACAGATGAATATTGTACCACTTGTTTTTATGAAGGAAacgaaaaataagaacattataAACAGAACAAAACATAAAGGATTCATGTTGTCGAGCTTGAAATGAAGATCCACGGGCGACAAACAATAGATGAATTTCACTATGGAGGAGAATACGACGAACCAGAATTAGCAATATCTGCATCTCTCACATTAAGAAGCCCTAGAGGTTGAAAACTTACATGAAATTCCATAACTGAACGTAATCAACATTGAATTCAAAACAACCAACAACACATATCAGAAGAATAGTTACATGTCTAATAGAAACTTTGAAAGTACACCCTCAGCACAAAGCTCTTAACAAAGGCCTAAAAAGTAGCACAAAGCTCTTAACAAAGGCCTAAAAAGTACTACTGCTTATCTCAACAATCTGGGAATCGCTATTTCAGAAAGCCATatacttttaaaattattgttcaCAAAAATTGCAAACATCCACCACCGTAGGCGAAAACTGGGAAGGAAGATCATGTAGAATTCTACAACTATACTGCAAAGCTATAACCCCACAATAAGGGATGATTTGGGGAGAAAAGAACAGAAAGGAATAGAGTTTCTCTCCAActcactcatttggattgaataACTAATTTTGTGacaaatggagagagaaaagtaccaaaatgaaaatttttggtGGGAAAGGGCTCCCCTTTTTTATCTCATCatttctcacaatccaaaggAGCTGAGCACAAAAACCCCCcaccaagaaaatgaaattaacATAACTCCCTAAAAAGAACCGAGTATGCATGCCATGCCAGGTTTTAATTCACTTTCTCAAGAAACAAAAAgcgaaaaaatagagaaaagttTACTTTGCAGCTGAAGGAATCTGAGGCTTCTTCTCCTGCACCAGCTTTGGGGCCTGAGGAACTGCCTCTTTCACAGCATTGGCAGCCATGGAAGACTGCTGAGTGCTAACCTCACCTCCACTGAGACCtttaggagagaaaaagccaCCATTTTTAGCCAAATCCAAGTCAGACAAACCACTCCCAGTGAAGACGCACTTCCTAGAACCACCATCTAAGGTGTCAGAAAAGCCTCTCTTGGCCCCTGAGAACAAACTCTTGACACAGAGTCCAAATTCTCTCTCTGGTGACTCAGAACCTGGCAACCCCAGTCTCAGCTCAGTGGCTTTCAAGTTCAAGCCCATGTTTTTATCATTGGTTTGTGAAGAAATATTGGGTTTTTCAGAGGTTTCCATTGGAGGGCCAGGAGCCTCTGATAAGCTCATGTAATCATGGGCTTCAAAGGGCATAGACATCCAGTTTTGAAGAAGAGGGTGAGCTCAGAGGTGTAGTACAAGAAAGGAGATGATAAGGGTCTGAAATGGCAGTAAAAGACGCTCTGATCCTACAGTATTTCAAGCTTAAGAATACGGAAGATAGAGAATGAAAGCATCTTTGGCATGTGGTAGCCTCTTATATTCCACTTTATAATgatctgctctctctctctcagctctctctctctctctctctctctctacagttTACTGTAACTAGAATGTGAAGAGAATAATTATCGAATATGGTGAGCGTTGATGCAAGAAACGGTAGAAAGGGGATTGTACCCAACAGAGTGTTGCggataaatttaaaaaaaaaaaacagaggaattgtgtttttcttttagggaaatgattttcacacatTCCTCTTTATCAttcacatttctttttttctctttattcatTTGAATATACAATATTATTCTTGATTGCgtgaaaaaatgtattgaaaaaagtgcaaaatattaaatttatgtagataataacaaaaaaaatgaatgtgaATTTTTAATGAAGTTCTTGCTCTtgcatcaaaaaaaattaaggaattGAGCTCGGGTAAAATTCCAAAGTGTAACTATAAAAATAACTACcaggaaaatagaaaaaaaaattgtgttgatCACTTAAATTTAAGGCACTCGAGTTATGCATAAGTTAGAGAGTGTGAAGATTGCGTATTAAAGGATTCTATGATATTTTAACTTAGACAATAATGGTTAGAGGTTAGTATGATCAATCTTGCTTTGAATGCTCGTATGTATATATTTTACCTAAACAATTTTTGTTCTAATGCTAATGAAGGGGGTGtttccatttttcacaaatCTAAAAGTCATGGACTACaaactttttgtttatttttattaaataaaatcgCGTTTGTAAGTTTTgcgctaatttttttttattatgtattATTGGTTTATCTCGacgaaagaaatcaaaaaagtaaaattttttgacttttacacaagtattttttgaaatatccaagaaaaaactcaaaagctGACTTTTTGGTCTTTTTGTCGTATATTTCCTAAGCAAATTGgttaaaaatcataattttttacttttctgattcctcgaGTCGAGTGGAAccaataatacaaaaaaaaattggctcaaaattaaaaaaacacaaaaataattgaataaaaacaaaaaccaaaatgtTGTAGTCCATGACTTTTAGGTTAATGGAAACACCCAAGTTACATTACGCAACGTAAGCAAAAGTGAAGCGCAAAAGTTAAACCATCATTACAAAATACattaaaattactaaaattcacGAGAGCGATCATTCACAACAACAGACACCGTCATTGTTCCGAACCCAAGTGGGTGCTCCATTTTATTATTGGACGggacaaagagaaaaaaaacaaaaacaaaaacaaaagcaaaagaaaagaaaccccaCGTGAAAGCTATTAGATTAACCACGATTCAAAACGAGATTAACCACTAATTTACTTTAGACCATTCAATCGCAAGACCAAATAACGATCCAAATCCAGCTAATGCCGGTAAAACTCACAGCATTAACAGCAGCAGATTACCTTAATTACCGCTGTCCTGTCAAGACTCAAGAGCAAATTAAACTTGACTCTACCCACCTTGTCCGTGAGGGATTTACCGCCATTAGTTTCTCGTTTAAGATTCTAATCACACCTTAATTACGATTCCTTGTCGGTAGGTCTCCTGGGAAAACAATACAGTAATTCTGCACACACTGGGTGTGTAGCCCCATGTTTGATGTGAGAGTTAGAGTTTTTGTGATTGTATGTGGTAGTAGGATAGTTGcttgaaaaaaataagctaGACATACGATAATGACCGGAGGTTAGTACGATTTAATTTCGCTCTGTATGATCGTACATGTACATTTCACCTACACAATTTGTTTAGTTCTAAACCCAAGATACATACCGCACGTGCATAAGCGTGAGCGGAAGCCGACAACGTCTTTCGAAGATATCtcaaattactaaaaatttgtgagagcaACGCTtgagaaggaaaatgaaaaatctgaAAAGATTATATGGCATAGTTCCAAACGAAGTTACATAATTCGCGTGCGTGAACATGTGCGGGAGTGCGAGCGTGAAAATGACTTTGAAACACATCCCAATTGACCTACTATTATAATTTGCAAGAGGGATGGTTGAAAGTGCTAGCACagtgcgaggattgagagcgagAGCGCATCGCATTTTGAAGGATTGTATAAAATCtcattaaaaaatgcaaaatggaTGAGAAATTATATAAATAGCAAAGTGGGTGGTACATTTTATTTGTGggcagaaaaaaagaaaaattactacCCATGTCAACGCTATTAGATTAATGATCTCTCCGACCGATTGGAAAAAAACGCTATTAGATTAACCACAACTAAAAACGTGATTTACTAGTTAATTTACTTTAGGAAATTGAATTATAAGACCAAGGGAAAATGACACcccagaatgtattttgataattaatatctgccaaagacatgctgagaacatttgttaatactaaaaatgtcattgacgggtattaattatcaaaacacattattggccgtcattttccctaagaCGACCAAATACCGATCCAAATCAAGCTTTTAGGGGACAAAAAGACCTAATGTCGGTAAAACTTAGAGCATTACAGAGGCAAATTACCTTAATTACCGGTGCCCTGTTAACAACAGCTTGATTACCGCCCTTGTCAGTGACAATAATTACCACCAATAATTTCTTGCTTAAGATTCAAATGACACCTTAATTAAATTCCTTGTCGGTATGTCTCAAGAAAAAGTTACCTTATGAGCTTTTAGGGGGTTGAATTTATCCTGGCATGAGTTAAATATGTGAAGCAACCGACCATTTGAATTTGAGGTGGAGAAAAGTTAAAAAGATGACATTTTTTTATAACGCAGATGATCGAGCCAGCTTACGTATAGGTCGATTATTTCTAAGGAACTGACTTCACTCACTTGGGGTGTCCCAGTAAAAATCATAATAAGACGTCATTTACCACCTTTGATATATACCGTTTAGTTTAGTTAGGAAAATGATCTCCACACTCCTCTTTTTTACAATCCACTCTCGGATGTGTGAAAAAGTATGTTGAAAAAAGAGCGAGATAGTAAATTCAAACGGATAGAGATAATAAAAGGAGTGTGGATCGAAAAAATGAGGTGTGAAAACCACTTTtctaatagtttttttttcagGGGAAGATCAATAAACGTCATTGATAGTAAGAAAAGtacaatgtgttttttttttttgttagcctTTATCTTCTGGAAatagaatagttttttttttgtgtattttgtgtttCGCAGGTTAGTACTCTGTATTCTATTCCTTAAGCCCTTATTTGACCTTCACTCATCGTTGGCGTGTCTTGATTATTGTAACGGCGATAACACTTCCCCAATAGTTAAGGGCTTACTATCCTTTTTCTCCACAGCCAACTATCCAACTCTCTAAAAGTTTTGTGGTGGTATATGGGGTCCCATATGCCctgcacttttttcttttcgtgATCCCTTGGGGCTATtaacaggaaaaaaatttcagtgctgGGTGGGTACCACGAAGTGTCcgctcggatgcgccgagccGTCCATAacgtttttggacggctcggatttggagagaaaaaaaagaaaaaaaaagttttagagtgagaagagaaaaaaagtttcaatccgaaccgttcaaaagtgtattggaggCTCGAATGTACCGAGCGAATACCACATGGGATATACCCACCTGGCACCGAAATATTTCTCCTATTAACAAGACCATGGGGttatttttgtgctttttgaccCACTATCGATATGGAATGACTCTaaaaccatttcttttcttgCACCAAGTGGCCACAACGCCATTTAAATGAGGTGTAATTTGATAGTCCCAAAGCTATAGCTCAAGCAGGCGCGAGAGGACGTACTAAAAAAAAACGTCGTGTACgtaaaatttcaagttcaagttAATGAAGTGACCTccgtttaccaaaaaaaaaagaagtgacctCCGTATTAATTAATATAACTCTATTAACATAGCAGCATCCTATCGTCTGGCGAAAAAAACATATACAAGATGCGATAAGTTCGATCAACTCTCAAACGGGTATCAGTTATTAGTATTTATTTTGACGAATTATATATATAGGTTCCCTAATTACCTGATGGTTCTTCAAAATAATACTAGTAGTGGTTTTATTGGGCATGAAGTTTTTGCCTCCCCTACTGGTGGGGTTGAGGGACCAATTATGACGTGCAAACCTTAAACCTAAACTTTTTCATAGTATTTGTTGTCCAAATTTCCAAAGAAatcgtttatttttttgaataaaaaaaatccaacttgTTCAAGtaagaaataaagaaatgtCTCAATTATATAAACTTGATCACCGCAGCTGTACTGATCAATCTGTTGGGACCTTAATTACATGAATATAAACAAAGTGGACCTAATTACATCTACtaggaaatgaaaattaattaatgcaaccaaacaagcccttaaACTATGCCAGCATGTGAAGGTGtggatttttttccccctaataTCTCGGGTGTCcaggccagcttacgcgcacctcgactaatcctgggAGACCAATTTCATCGCTCATTTTGGGGTCGATCTCAATCAAAATCAGAGCAAAACTCTGTATGGACTGACGTCTCCAAACAAGTTGATAGCAACTGAGAAGTTTCAAATATATGACCTTAGGAAGAAACAAATTTGGAAGTCACGGGGCTTCACCACTAGGCTAATAACTTGTGAAGTTGTGGATTTTACAATCAGACCAAGGACTCTAATAGTGAAAGGGCAGGGGACAACATGAATCTTGAAATAGCAATGCCTGACCCCATGCAGGATTTGATTAAACAGGAGGAATCACAACTTTTTAGTCTAAATTAAATGGGCAATCATAGCCCTCTGAATATTGCCATAGCCTCACATCAGACACACAGGATGAGAGGTTAATTGGACCCCACTAATAAAATACAGCTATTTAGAAGATGCTCCTTGCTCGAGATCAGGGTGATGATCCGACAAGATAAAATATTCATGACCACAAACCTAATTCCATCTTTTGGAACAACAATATCTAGATTAAAAATATAATGTAAAATTGTGTGTTTAAGGTAGATAGGCATTTAAGAGAACCATTGCTAGTACGGTTGGCTGTCTCTTTTTTCCCTCCGTAGAGGCTTCGGTTTGAACCCTACAAGAGGCGGGCTTTGGAGGCCTACTCTATAGATAGCTTATGGACCTCTatgtgctaactctaacaccaaATTAACCCCAAGCTAACTATACaatattgaaagaaaaaaaaagggtagatAGGCATTTCTCTTCAAAAATCAAGTTTGGTTATGTTACATTTTCCTTTAATACCCAAAGTTCAAATTACACAAGTACATAACAATTTTTCCTGAATTTTCACCTCACTTGAGAGCAAGGGCGGAGGTATGAAGGAGCCGGGGTGACACCGGTCCCACCCAGTTTCTTATTTTGGAGTACATTTTACACATTTTTCTTATAAATATTGATAAAAACTTATTAACCTTAGAAACATAATTAAAAGTCAgatcaattttcattttgagAACCCTAAATTATGGTAAATGATACCGTGCAATAATGATAATGCGTTTGCCGAATGATATGATAACACCATACTTGAGATTAATCCTTcaatttatcaaaatcgtctCATATAAACTCGAATGAGTGGATTTAGTCTTGAAAAAACCGTtgaaccaaaattttattaatatttcGGCCCCCTCTGGCTTCGATTCTTGGCCCCGCCACTGCTTTGAGAGTTTGAGACTCATCACATACTAGACGATAGCGGATTTAAGTAAATAGCAAATCACTACGCCCTACGCGTTGAACATGTCAACGTATCATTCGCTGCTTAA
It encodes:
- the LOC131325501 gene encoding uncharacterized protein LOC131325501 isoform X2, which codes for MKLKQLESLLGTLQQFSNPKIDLEQYPTGPHIASRMLYTAENSFGDVTNKVVADFGCGCGTLGLAASLLGAEYVVGLDIDAQSIEIATANAEDLELEMDFVQCDLRNLGWRGPIVHTVVMNPPFGTRKKGADMDFLCAALKIASQAVYSLHKTTTREHVKRTALRDYNAKSAEVLCELRFDVPQLYKFHKKKEVDIAVDLWRFVPQRIQGRGL
- the LOC131325501 gene encoding uncharacterized protein LOC131325501 isoform X1, whose product is MKLKQLESLLGTLQQFSNPKIDLEQYPTGPHIASRMLYTAENSFGDVTNKVVADFGCGCGTLGLAASLLGAEYVVGLDIDAQSIEIATANAEDLELEMDFVQCDLRNLGWRGKSPVAHLPTLAEMIKASRLAVDFFSLRVSVCTNTSLKWIGRGTNSLFPNLRSSTEVVILVSFVGPIVHTVVMNPPFGTRKKGADMDFLCAALKIASQAVYSLHKTTTREHVKRTALRDYNAKSAEVLCELRFDVPQLYKFHKKKEVDIAVDLWRFVPQRIQGRGL
- the LOC131325501 gene encoding uncharacterized protein LOC131325501 isoform X3, which produces MFCFFVKWSQIQLEMDFVQCDLRNLGWRGKSPVAHLPTLAEMIKASRLAVDFFSLRVSVCTNTSLKWIGRGTNSLFPNLRSSTEVVILVSFVGPIVHTVVMNPPFGTRKKGADMDFLCAALKIASQAVYSLHKTTTREHVKRTALRDYNAKSAEVLCELRFDVPQLYKFHKKKEVDIAVDLWRFVPQRIQGRGL
- the LOC131325502 gene encoding auxin-responsive protein IAA27-like isoform X2 yields the protein MSMPFEAHDYMSLSEAPGPPMETSEKPNISSQTNDKNMGLNLKATELRLGLPGSESPEREFGLCVKSLFSGAKRGFSDTLDGGSRKCVFTGSGLSDLDLAKNGGFFSPKGLSGGEVSTQQSSMAANAVKEAVPQAPKLVQEKKPQIPSAAKAQVVGWPPIRSFRKNSMASNQPKDDDEVDAKSGSSCLYVKVSMEGAPYLRKVDLKIYGSYAEMSSALEKMFSCFTIGQCGSDGVPGRDGLSESRLMDLLHGSEYVLTYEDKDGDWMLVGDVPWEMFTDSCKRLRIMKSSDAVGLAPRAMAKCKNRK
- the LOC131325502 gene encoding auxin-responsive protein IAA27-like isoform X1, yielding MSMPFEAHDYMSLSEAPGPPMETSEKPNISSQTNDKNMGLNLKATELRLGLPGSESPEREFGLCVKSLFSGAKRGFSDTLDGGSRKCVFTGSGLSDLDLAKNGGFFSPKGLSGGEVSTQQSSMAANAVKEAVPQAPKLVQEKKPQIPSAAKAQVVGWPPIRSFRKNSMASNQPKDDDEVDAKSGSSCLYVKVSMEGAPYLRKVDLKIYGSYAEMSSALEKMFSCFTIGQCGSDGVPGRDGLSESRLMDLLHGSEYVLTYEDKDGDWMLVGDVPWEMFTDSCKRLRIMKSSDAVGLGMTSGPIRYPFIDAWLQYSKSHNMKLWIT